One candidate division WOR-3 bacterium genomic region harbors:
- a CDS encoding HD-GYP domain-containing protein has protein sequence MNIYIAGKTVVGLLYPLFKAVQVYDVNNNVVINTAQKFMSGIEELLTTFSSLEFVRYRDYVFFNKQRLKYEIDSYANLQFMNTQLKTLNIKSITFKRGVTQQEVIDFASIFKEDRASFQRLLPEKKLPHINIELLKTDKEPEEPIENGQMTKRTYFKALKVTKNLMQNLWTGRPVDVKSSRRVIYGLVDSISRDEFGILALTTIKNFDEYTFNHSLNVGILALALGQRIGLDRKNLARLGTSGILHDIGKVEISKELINKIQKLTDQEWETLKLHSNYGVREILKTRGLDEISMFAITVAYQHHWNYDGTGYPLREKEDEPTLFSRIVRICDSYDAMTTARGYQPVPYLPHFALRVIWSNQNRLFDPILAKVFTQLLGIYPVGSCLELSTGEIGVVMRQNPSAIDLPNVKIVVDSNNNKIDGRTIDLASHTEIKIIRPTYPQIYGINPAAYFL, from the coding sequence ATGAATATATACATCGCAGGTAAGACTGTTGTCGGTTTGCTGTATCCGCTATTTAAGGCAGTTCAGGTTTACGATGTGAACAACAATGTAGTGATCAATACTGCACAAAAATTCATGAGCGGTATCGAAGAGCTCCTGACGACTTTCTCGAGTCTTGAATTTGTCCGGTACCGTGATTATGTCTTTTTCAACAAACAGAGACTCAAATATGAAATCGACAGCTATGCGAATCTACAATTCATGAATACTCAGCTGAAGACGCTGAACATCAAATCGATAACCTTCAAGCGTGGTGTTACGCAACAAGAAGTAATTGACTTCGCCAGTATTTTCAAAGAGGATCGAGCATCTTTCCAGCGACTACTACCTGAGAAGAAACTTCCCCACATCAACATCGAACTCCTCAAGACGGACAAAGAGCCGGAAGAACCTATTGAGAATGGGCAGATGACAAAAAGGACTTATTTCAAGGCCTTGAAAGTCACCAAGAACCTCATGCAAAATTTGTGGACCGGGAGACCGGTCGATGTGAAGAGTTCACGTCGGGTCATATACGGTCTTGTTGATTCAATATCCAGGGATGAATTCGGAATCCTCGCGCTCACCACGATAAAGAATTTCGATGAGTACACTTTTAACCACTCCCTCAACGTCGGAATCCTCGCGCTGGCTCTCGGGCAACGAATTGGACTCGACCGGAAGAACCTTGCCCGGCTCGGCACATCGGGAATCCTGCACGACATTGGCAAAGTTGAAATATCTAAGGAGCTCATAAACAAGATCCAGAAACTTACGGATCAGGAATGGGAAACATTGAAACTGCATTCAAATTACGGGGTACGGGAAATTCTCAAGACCCGCGGGCTCGACGAAATCTCGATGTTCGCTATCACCGTTGCCTATCAACATCACTGGAATTATGATGGCACGGGCTATCCGCTGAGGGAAAAAGAAGATGAACCCACTCTATTTTCCAGGATAGTCAGGATCTGCGATTCGTATGATGCAATGACAACAGCCCGGGGCTACCAGCCTGTTCCGTATTTACCACATTTTGCTTTGCGTGTGATCTGGTCGAACCAAAACCGGTTGTTTGATCCAATACTGGCGAAGGTTTTCACACAACTTTTGGGTATTTATCCAGTTGGCAGCTGTCTGGAGCTAAGCACCGGCGAAATAGGCGTCGTCATGAGACAGAACCCAAGCGCAATTGATCTGCCGAATGTGAAGATCGTCGTCGACAGCAATAACAACAAAATCGACGGCAGGACGATTGACCTCGCATCACATACCGAAATAAAAATCATCCGCCCGACTTACCCCCAAATCTACGGCATCAATCCTGCTGCATATTTCCTGTAG
- a CDS encoding HEAT repeat domain-containing protein — MKDDVAQIILGLTKSFKAMQMYGMNHSSFRHFFEPFYQKTAEYLRGHNEISLKVEKFQIVHLDQVVYKEEEMDMSIAFRLFKDGIRSISFLSGLISDELLLFVDVISRPAKDWDVALGLWECNFAHITFYVIEAEEVLDYRVPEVPIQYVDYDEKLKQLILREKIDIDAVIIPDLDTQEVENLKTCISSDEKTAILPVVIKTLGDYLHTDRSQEIIDGLIEILESCVNTKDFYNARRIAYKLKDIPDINFIERFENETTIASFRETVNVPEDDVFNEFLAFIGFFGKKSIPFLIELMPYIERSDRLNALRHRVAHMAKDDPSPIVAFLRSKESGTVLNAINVLGLVKPVGIAKILDPLVDHPNREVRLAVIEALGNAEQIDIITKYINDPDVEARIKSLRILSKFKRPDIYPVLLERIKHGSFLGLDFAEQREVFNALTVNAGDDFVQIMQEMLCKRKWLGKKKYRVMRRLAALALNQIGTEESLAVLKKGMQKRNNDIRFACESVFKERLT; from the coding sequence ATGAAAGACGATGTAGCTCAAATCATTCTAGGCCTTACGAAATCCTTCAAGGCAATGCAGATGTACGGGATGAATCATTCATCATTTCGTCATTTCTTTGAGCCTTTCTATCAGAAAACAGCAGAATATCTCAGAGGACATAACGAAATAAGCCTTAAGGTCGAGAAATTCCAGATTGTACATCTCGATCAGGTGGTCTACAAAGAAGAAGAGATGGACATGAGTATTGCCTTCAGGCTGTTCAAAGACGGCATCCGCAGCATCAGTTTCTTGAGCGGTCTGATCTCTGACGAACTCCTGCTCTTCGTCGATGTCATCAGCCGACCTGCCAAGGATTGGGATGTCGCATTGGGGCTGTGGGAATGCAATTTCGCTCATATCACCTTCTACGTTATAGAAGCAGAAGAAGTGCTCGATTACCGGGTACCTGAAGTGCCCATTCAGTACGTTGATTACGACGAGAAGCTAAAACAGCTAATACTCAGGGAAAAAATAGACATCGACGCTGTAATTATTCCCGATCTCGACACCCAGGAGGTTGAAAACCTGAAAACATGTATATCGAGCGACGAGAAAACGGCCATACTCCCGGTAGTAATAAAAACTCTTGGCGACTATCTGCATACGGATCGCTCCCAGGAAATCATTGACGGCTTGATCGAAATTTTGGAAAGTTGTGTGAACACGAAGGACTTTTACAACGCACGCCGTATCGCTTACAAGTTGAAAGATATACCGGATATAAATTTCATCGAACGTTTCGAGAACGAAACCACAATTGCAAGCTTCAGGGAGACTGTCAATGTGCCTGAAGATGATGTTTTCAATGAATTCCTGGCGTTCATTGGGTTTTTTGGGAAGAAATCCATTCCCTTTCTAATAGAATTGATGCCATATATAGAACGTTCTGACCGTCTGAACGCACTGAGGCACAGAGTCGCACACATGGCAAAGGACGATCCGTCACCGATTGTCGCCTTTCTCCGAAGCAAAGAGTCCGGCACGGTTCTTAATGCAATCAACGTCCTTGGCCTGGTCAAACCAGTCGGCATCGCCAAAATCCTGGACCCTCTCGTCGATCACCCGAACAGAGAGGTTAGGCTGGCGGTCATCGAAGCTCTGGGCAATGCCGAACAAATCGATATCATAACCAAATACATCAATGACCCGGATGTAGAAGCAAGGATAAAGTCCTTGCGCATACTGAGCAAGTTCAAGCGCCCGGATATATATCCTGTATTACTTGAACGTATAAAACACGGTAGTTTTCTCGGGTTGGATTTTGCCGAACAACGTGAGGTTTTCAACGCGCTGACAGTAAATGCTGGAGACGACTTTGTCCAGATCATGCAGGAAATGCTCTGCAAACGTAAGTGGTTGGGGAAAAAGAAATACAGGGTAATGCGACGTTTGGCTGCACTGGCGTTGAATCAGATCGGCACCGAAGAATCACTGGCGGTGCTGAAAAAAGGAATGCAGAAACGCAATAATGATATTAGGTTTGCCTGCGAGTCAGTGTTCAAGGAGCGATTGACATGA